One Oryza glaberrima chromosome 11, OglaRS2, whole genome shotgun sequence genomic region harbors:
- the LOC127754225 gene encoding probable pyridoxal 5'-phosphate synthase subunit PDX1.1, whose translation MSSPRQPPPCRTILTVNRAAQTTPITPPQARSTGWRPPTAMERIPADIRVQGGVAQMSDPVLIRDIKHVVTILVMAKAHIGHFVEAQILEDIGEAQLRILFICGCRDLGEALRRIRNGTTIIHNKDEAGTESAHSVMGQIRALRNTDDDEVFTYAKRNAAPYDLVM comes from the coding sequence ATGTCGTCCCCGCGTCAGCCACCACCTTGCCGCACCATCCTCACCGTGAATCGTGCCGCCCAGACCACTCCAATCACTCCGCCACAAGCAAGATCCACAGGATGGCGTCCTCCGACGGCGATGGAGCGCATCCCTGCCGACATCCGCGTGCAAGGCGGTGTCGCCCAAATGTCCGACCCGGTGCTCATCCGCGACATCAAGCACGTCGTCACCATCCTGGTCATGGCCAAGGCCCACATCGGGCACTTTGTGGAGGCCCAGATCCTGGAGGACATCGGTGAGGCACAACTTCGCATCCTCTTCATCTGCGGCTGCCGCGACCTTGGCGAGGCGCTCCGCCGCATCCGCAACGGCACCACCATAATCCACAACAAGGACGAGGCTGGCACCGAATCCGCGCACTCTGTTATGGGCCAAATCCGCGCGCTCCGCAacacggacgacgacgaggtcttCACCTATGCCAAGCGCAATGCCGCGCCCTACGACCTCGTCATGTAG